The sequence GAAAGCTCGCATCGTAAGCATAAGCAGTCTCCGGATTTCATCCGCAAACAGCGGCCGGAAGTCCAAACATTCACCGCAGTTATGATTAAAGCCGGTTTAGGGGAATCTTAGGTTCAACTTACTATTGCGCTGAATATATAAACAGAGAGGAAACGTGAGTCCATGCTGCAAACTATGAAAGGCGCCATTTTTGATCTTGACGGTGTCATCGTGGATACTGCCAAATATCATTATCTTGCTTGGGCGAAGCTTGCGGATGAGCTTGGCTTTGCGTTTACAGAAGAGCATAATGAACGACTCAAGGGCGTGAGCCGGATGCGCTCACTGGATATTTTATTGGAAGTGGGTGGCCAGAATTTTTCAGATGAGGATAAGCTCACTATGGCGGACAAGAAAAATAAACTATACGTAGAGTATATCTCCACACTGAATGAATCAGAGCTGCTGCCCGGTGTAAAGGAATATTTAATAGAACTTAGAGCTCACGGTGTGGGTATTGCGCTCGGTTCAGCCAGCAAGAATGCTGTATTCATCCTGGATAAGCTGAACATCGCAGAGCTGTTCGATGTGATAGTCGATGGCAATAAGGTGACACGCGCGAAGCCGGACCCAGAAGTATTTCTCATTGCTTGCACAGAGCTTGGTCTACAACCTGTAGACTGCGTTGTGTTCGAGGACGCCGAAGCGGGAGTGCAAGCGGCTATAGCAGCCGGAATGCAGGTAGTTGGAATTGGCAGGCCGGAAATTCTAAAGGATGCTGATCTTGTTGTTGCAGGATTGCATGTGCTGGAGGGTCTTGATAGACTGAAATAACCGGAGGAATATTTTCCAGCGGATTAATTTATCTATTATAGAAGGAAAGCATGAGGGATGATGATGGAAACGACATTATTATGGCCGGAGGGTGCTCCAGGAGCAACGGGCACTAGTACCGAGGATAGTCCGGCAATTACTTCTTATTTAGTAGAAGGAGAAGGCAATGCTGCAATCGTGATCTGTCCAGGTGGCGGGTACGGTATGCGGGCGGATCATGAAGGAGGGCCAATTGCGGAGTGGCTGAACAGTCTGGGGATATCGGCATTTGTACTGCGTTACCGGGTGGCACCCTACCAATATCCAAGAGCTCTCCAAGACGCACAAAGAGCGATTCGAACCGTTCGTCTGCATGCAGAAGATTACGGGATTGATCCAGCAAGAGTAGGAATTCTTGGTTTCTCGGCGGGAGGACATTTGGCTTCTAACGCGGGTGTACTGTTCGATAAGGGGGATGTGGAGGCAGTCGAACCTGTGGAACAACTTTCCAGCCGCCCGGACCTACTGATCCTGTGCTATCCGGTCATCTCGTTGGATGATCCGTATGTGCATCAAGGGTCAAAAGAAAACCTGCTTGGTGTCCACCCAGATAAGGATTTGGTGACAAAATTGAGCAGCGAGCTTCAAGTCAGCGCAGAAACTCCGCCGACCTTCCTCTGGCATACCTCGGATGACGAGGCAGTGCCAGTCGAGAATAGTTTACTCTTCGCCGCTGCGCTCCGGCGTCATGAAATCCCATTCGACCTTCACGTCTATGCGCATGGCATACACGGACTGGGCATGGCCGATGAAGAACCCCATACCAAAGGCTGGACGGATGCTTGCGCGTCGTGGCTCCGCTTGAACGGCTACACTAAATAAGAACTGTAGATTTCTTTAAAAGGACTGGAGACGCTCTTTATTGGCGCTCCAGTCCTTTCTTTGTTTGCAGTTTTTTAGTGAGGGCAGAAAGTCATGGAGAGGAAATTTGGAACTGGAGGAGCGGTAGCGTCCGCCTGAAAGCTTTCCGTAGGAAAGCTCGCATCGAAAGCATAGGCTGTCTCCGGATTTTATCCGCTAAGAGCGGTTAAATCAGAAAAATCTGGAGACTACAGCGGCCGGAAGTCCAAAGTTTTCTTGTAATGACACTTTGATGACCTCACTAACTTACCTGCCCACAAACAAAACTGCATACAAATAACCATAATAAACTTTAAAATAAACATATGTAAGCGGTTATCATTTTGATATATTATTGAAGCCGGAGGTGTATACAGATGTGGTCTGGGCTAATTAAACCAATTGTAAAGCTGAATGTTAAGCAGCAGTTGATCCTGCTGTTTCTAATTATGATCTCCCCTATTCTGATCCTGAACAGCTACGGTAATATGAAGGCAGAGCAGATTCTTAAGCGCCATGTCACGAATGCTTATGTGGAGCTGAACAAACAGAATTTCACTATTATCAGCAGGGATATCGATACGGTTAACAAAATCACCACCACCGTAATCCAGA comes from Paenibacillus sp. 19GGS1-52 and encodes:
- the pgmB gene encoding beta-phosphoglucomutase, producing MLQTMKGAIFDLDGVIVDTAKYHYLAWAKLADELGFAFTEEHNERLKGVSRMRSLDILLEVGGQNFSDEDKLTMADKKNKLYVEYISTLNESELLPGVKEYLIELRAHGVGIALGSASKNAVFILDKLNIAELFDVIVDGNKVTRAKPDPEVFLIACTELGLQPVDCVVFEDAEAGVQAAIAAGMQVVGIGRPEILKDADLVVAGLHVLEGLDRLK
- a CDS encoding alpha/beta hydrolase, with translation METTLLWPEGAPGATGTSTEDSPAITSYLVEGEGNAAIVICPGGGYGMRADHEGGPIAEWLNSLGISAFVLRYRVAPYQYPRALQDAQRAIRTVRLHAEDYGIDPARVGILGFSAGGHLASNAGVLFDKGDVEAVEPVEQLSSRPDLLILCYPVISLDDPYVHQGSKENLLGVHPDKDLVTKLSSELQVSAETPPTFLWHTSDDEAVPVENSLLFAAALRRHEIPFDLHVYAHGIHGLGMADEEPHTKGWTDACASWLRLNGYTK